One genomic segment of Pseudomonadota bacterium includes these proteins:
- a CDS encoding pitrilysin family protein, whose translation MKTLAFCASIALLSVSSLVLGQEGTATVASKASPLPVVDIPYQKLVLDNGLTLIVHEDHKAPVVAVNIWYHVGSKDERPGRTGFAHLFEHLMFNGTENYKDDWFKVMEAAGASKLNGTTWLDRTNYFQNVPTSALDLTLWMESDRMGHLLGAIDQRVLDEQRGVVQNEKRQSMNAPYGKVDELITTSTYPAGHPYSWETIGSMEDLNAASLDDVKEWFRAYYGAANAVIVLAGDITLADAKQKVEKYFGDIPAGPVINRQQEWIAKMTGTRRATVQDRVPQARIYKVWNIPGYKQRDFTLLDMTCDLIGNGKNSRLYKRLVYTDRTATAVAADIGPFEIGSQIQLYVTVKPGADPAAVEKAIDEELAKFLATGPTPAEVERVRTANYANFARSIERIDGFGGKSSILAESMVYGGTPEFYKTRLGWVGSATAADVQGAARRWLSDGVFIVNVIPTPEYKTTASTVDRSKRPDTGTPPSLTLPAPTRAKLSNGLQVVVVERHNAPVVDLTLIADAGFAADSSAKPGTARLSMLMLQEGTKTRNSVAIAERAESLGATLGVGSSLDRSFLRMNALSSKLGESLDLYTDLLMNPTFPAKELDRLRGQTLATIQQEKAQPAASIQRVLPKILYGEGHAYANPASGTGTVEAVTGFTSAELAAFYKRWIRPDNAVLLVVGDTSLAKIQPMLEQRFAAWRAPAEAKPVKTIATVQLPAKARVFLINRTGAEQSQIVAGSIGPTRADPSHIEFVALETLLGGNFVSRLNMNLREDKHWSYGAGAGVTDAVGQGTFRAGAGVQTDKTAESMVEIRKELRDLLTTKKADDAELKFTKDSIAIALPGNNETSTEIAGSYGEILIFGLKDSYWNDFVGDLNALTPARVNAVAGELIHPEALTWVVVGDLAKIEKPVRALNFGEVTVIDADGKPVAQ comes from the coding sequence ATGAAAACCCTGGCTTTCTGCGCTTCGATTGCGTTGTTGTCGGTATCGTCGCTGGTCTTGGGCCAGGAAGGCACGGCAACGGTTGCTTCCAAGGCGTCGCCGCTTCCCGTCGTCGACATCCCGTATCAGAAGCTGGTGCTCGACAACGGGCTCACGCTCATCGTCCACGAAGATCACAAGGCGCCGGTGGTGGCGGTCAACATCTGGTACCACGTCGGCAGCAAGGATGAGCGCCCGGGCCGCACCGGCTTCGCGCACCTGTTCGAACACCTGATGTTCAACGGTACGGAGAACTACAAGGACGACTGGTTCAAGGTGATGGAAGCCGCCGGCGCCAGCAAACTCAACGGCACGACCTGGCTCGATCGCACTAACTACTTCCAGAACGTGCCGACCTCGGCGCTCGATCTCACGTTGTGGATGGAATCGGACCGCATGGGCCACCTGCTCGGCGCGATCGACCAGAGGGTGCTCGACGAGCAACGCGGCGTGGTGCAGAACGAGAAGCGCCAGAGTATGAATGCACCGTACGGCAAGGTCGACGAACTCATCACCACCAGCACGTATCCGGCCGGCCACCCGTATTCCTGGGAAACCATCGGCTCGATGGAAGACCTGAACGCCGCGTCGCTCGATGACGTGAAGGAGTGGTTCCGTGCGTACTACGGCGCCGCCAATGCCGTCATCGTGCTGGCCGGCGACATCACGCTGGCGGATGCGAAGCAGAAGGTCGAAAAATACTTCGGCGACATTCCCGCAGGTCCTGTGATCAATCGCCAGCAAGAGTGGATCGCCAAGATGACTGGTACCCGCCGTGCCACGGTGCAGGACCGCGTTCCCCAGGCGCGCATATATAAGGTGTGGAACATTCCCGGCTACAAGCAGCGCGACTTCACGCTGCTCGACATGACCTGCGACCTGATCGGCAACGGCAAGAACAGCCGGCTGTACAAGCGCCTGGTCTACACGGACCGCACCGCGACCGCGGTTGCCGCGGACATCGGACCCTTCGAGATCGGCTCGCAGATCCAGCTGTACGTCACGGTGAAACCGGGTGCCGATCCCGCCGCGGTCGAAAAAGCCATCGACGAGGAGCTGGCGAAGTTCCTCGCGACGGGCCCGACCCCGGCCGAGGTCGAACGCGTGCGTACCGCCAACTATGCCAACTTCGCGCGCAGCATCGAACGCATCGACGGATTCGGCGGCAAGTCCTCGATCCTTGCGGAGAGCATGGTGTACGGCGGAACGCCGGAGTTTTACAAGACGCGGCTTGGCTGGGTAGGCAGTGCCACCGCGGCCGATGTGCAGGGGGCTGCCAGGCGCTGGCTCTCGGACGGTGTGTTCATCGTCAATGTCATCCCGACGCCCGAGTACAAGACCACGGCCTCCACGGTCGATCGCTCCAAACGTCCCGATACGGGAACGCCGCCGTCGCTGACACTGCCAGCGCCGACGCGCGCCAAACTATCCAACGGCTTGCAGGTAGTGGTGGTCGAGCGGCACAACGCGCCGGTCGTCGACCTCACGCTGATCGCGGACGCGGGTTTTGCCGCGGACAGTTCGGCCAAGCCCGGCACGGCGCGTCTCTCGATGCTCATGTTGCAGGAAGGTACCAAGACGCGGAATTCCGTGGCGATCGCGGAACGCGCTGAATCCCTGGGCGCCACGCTCGGGGTGGGTTCATCGCTCGATCGCTCGTTCCTGCGCATGAACGCGCTCAGCAGCAAACTCGGCGAGTCGCTCGATCTGTACACCGATCTGCTGATGAACCCGACGTTTCCGGCGAAGGAACTCGACCGGTTGCGCGGCCAGACACTCGCGACGATTCAGCAGGAAAAGGCGCAGCCGGCGGCGTCGATCCAGCGCGTCCTGCCCAAGATTCTCTATGGCGAAGGCCACGCCTACGCGAACCCTGCGTCGGGCACGGGCACCGTCGAGGCCGTCACGGGCTTCACGAGCGCGGAACTTGCCGCGTTCTACAAGCGCTGGATTCGCCCCGACAACGCGGTGTTGCTCGTCGTCGGCGATACCTCGCTCGCGAAGATCCAGCCGATGCTCGAGCAGCGTTTCGCCGCGTGGCGCGCGCCTGCCGAAGCGAAGCCTGTGAAGACCATCGCGACGGTCCAGCTGCCGGCGAAGGCGCGCGTATTCCTCATCAACCGCACGGGCGCCGAGCAGTCGCAGATCGTCGCGGGCAGCATCGGCCCGACCCGCGCGGATCCGAGCCACATCGAGTTCGTCGCGCTGGAAACGCTGTTGGGCGGCAATTTCGTCTCCCGTCTGAACATGAACCTGCGCGAGGACAAACACTGGTCGTACGGTGCGGGCGCGGGCGTCACCGATGCGGTCGGGCAGGGCACCTTCCGCGCGGGCGCCGGTGTACAGACCGACAAGACCGCCGAGTCCATGGTCGAAATCCGCAAGGAACTGCGCGATCTGCTGACCACGAAGAAGGCCGACGACGCGGAACTCAAATTCACCAAGGACAGCATCGCGATCGCGTTGCCGGGCAACAACGAGACGTCCACCGAGATCGCGGGCTCGTACGGCGAAATTCTCATCTTCGGACTCAAGGATTCCTATTGGAACGACTTCGTCGGCGACCTGAATGCGCTGACACCCGCGCGGGTGAACGCCGTGGCGGGCGAGCTCATCCACCCGGAGGCGTTGACCTGGGTGGTCGTGGGAGATCTCGCCAAGATCGAAAAACCGGTGCGCGCGCTCAACTTCGGCGAGGTCACCGTCATCGACGCGGACGGCAAACCTGTCGCGCAATAG
- a CDS encoding VOC family protein — protein sequence MFAYICLGSNDLERSARFYDATLATLGFRRCDTSGESETSWNGWIGWGRYEREGAVQDALWVCKPYNGERASVGNGSMVALWAKSWRQVDEFHVAALAHGGTSEGAPGLRLLYNPDFYAAYLRDPDGNKLAVVCRGFTTASGQ from the coding sequence ATGTTCGCGTACATCTGCCTCGGGTCGAACGACCTCGAGCGTTCGGCCCGGTTCTACGATGCGACGCTCGCGACGCTGGGCTTCCGGCGCTGCGACACCTCCGGCGAAAGCGAAACGAGCTGGAACGGGTGGATAGGCTGGGGCCGTTACGAACGGGAAGGTGCCGTGCAGGACGCGCTCTGGGTCTGCAAGCCGTACAACGGCGAACGCGCCAGTGTCGGCAACGGCAGCATGGTCGCCTTGTGGGCGAAGAGCTGGCGCCAGGTTGACGAGTTTCACGTGGCCGCGCTGGCCCACGGCGGAACTTCCGAAGGCGCGCCCGGTCTGCGATTGCTGTACAACCCGGATTTTTACGCGGCCTATCTGCGCGACCCGGACGGCAACAAGTTGGCGGTGGTCTGCCGCGGCTTCACGACCGCGTCGGGGCAATGA
- a CDS encoding RDD family protein — translation MQYAGFWKRVLAVIIDSILILCITMPLLGFVYGWGYFADTSRGFIPGGAEFLISYVLPALATIAFWKTRQATPGKMALSLKIVDAETGMPISTGQAIGRYFAYFLSAIVFMLGYLWVAFDSRKQAWHDKLAGTVVITRH, via the coding sequence ATGCAGTACGCCGGGTTCTGGAAGCGGGTACTCGCGGTGATCATCGATTCGATCCTGATCCTGTGCATCACGATGCCACTGCTTGGCTTCGTCTACGGCTGGGGTTATTTCGCCGACACATCGCGCGGGTTCATCCCGGGCGGCGCCGAATTCCTCATCTCGTACGTGCTGCCGGCACTCGCGACGATCGCATTCTGGAAAACCCGGCAGGCGACGCCGGGGAAGATGGCGCTGTCGCTCAAGATCGTCGATGCGGAGACGGGAATGCCCATCTCCACGGGACAGGCCATTGGCCGCTACTTCGCGTACTTTCTCTCGGCGATCGTTTTCATGCTGGGCTACCTCTGGGTGGCATTCGATTCGCGCAAACAGGCGTGGCACGACAAGCTCGCGGGCACGGTTGTCATCACCCGGCACTGA
- a CDS encoding radical SAM protein, with protein MIQLNTPYPATAYLTGFLRLHAAKLGLEVTQADASLTLFLRLFSAPLLARMAEELRARAKALGKRAAMPPPVAHFLAHAGRYVDTVEPAIRFLQRRDPSLAFRIVGRAFLPEGPRFAHLSPPPSADHAELDDHLASAFGTLGTTEQARYLASLFVDDLADVWRDGIDPHFELARYGERLAASSATFDALHTALDGEPTLIDTTLDDITRELVARERPDFVAITAPFPGNVYGAFRMARTIRAIAPQTTLVLGGGWVNTELRSLREPRVFDYFDYVTLDDGERPLLNLLARLRGGDAPLVRTFVRKDGAVRFETDAKQQDFAQKDTGVPTYDGLPLEKYVSLMEMLNPMHRFWSDGRWNKITLAHGCYWKKCAFCDVSLDYIGRYDKPGTDVVMQRIRALIEETGETGFHLVDEAAPPAGMRSLAKRLIDEKLAITWWGNIRFEKTFNAELCSLLAASGCVAVSGGLEVASDRLLELMKKGVTVEQVARVTRAFTDAGIMVHAYLMYGFPTETAQDTIDALERVRQLFAAGCIQSAYWHRFAATAHSPIGMHPERYGITLHPPPDILFAHNDVAFHDPVGTDHDFLGSGLRKALYNYMHGIGLDEDVRMWFEQPAQPRGRPHGGRNGQRKSRGGASISVPRTTVPRDLIERSLG; from the coding sequence ATGATCCAGCTCAATACGCCGTACCCCGCGACGGCGTATCTGACCGGTTTCCTGCGCCTGCATGCAGCAAAACTGGGGCTCGAGGTGACACAGGCCGATGCATCTTTGACATTGTTCCTGCGGCTTTTTTCAGCGCCCCTGCTCGCGCGTATGGCCGAAGAACTGCGCGCGCGCGCGAAAGCGCTCGGCAAGCGCGCTGCGATGCCACCCCCGGTCGCGCACTTTCTCGCCCACGCCGGACGCTACGTCGACACGGTGGAGCCGGCGATTCGTTTCCTGCAGCGGCGCGATCCCAGCCTCGCGTTTCGCATCGTCGGGCGCGCGTTCCTGCCGGAGGGGCCGCGCTTCGCGCACCTGAGCCCGCCGCCTTCGGCCGATCACGCCGAGCTGGACGATCACCTGGCATCGGCGTTCGGCACGCTCGGCACCACGGAGCAGGCGCGTTATCTCGCCAGCCTCTTCGTCGACGATCTTGCCGATGTCTGGCGCGACGGCATCGATCCGCATTTCGAATTGGCCCGTTACGGGGAACGTCTCGCCGCAAGCTCCGCCACCTTCGATGCGCTGCACACCGCGCTCGACGGCGAGCCCACATTGATAGACACCACGCTCGATGACATCACGCGCGAGCTGGTCGCCCGCGAACGGCCGGATTTCGTGGCCATCACCGCGCCGTTCCCCGGCAATGTGTACGGCGCGTTCCGCATGGCGCGCACGATCCGTGCGATCGCGCCGCAGACAACGCTGGTGCTCGGCGGCGGCTGGGTCAACACCGAACTACGTTCGCTGCGCGAGCCGCGCGTGTTCGACTACTTCGACTATGTGACACTCGACGACGGCGAGCGGCCGCTGCTCAATCTGCTCGCGCGATTGCGGGGCGGCGACGCGCCACTGGTTCGCACGTTCGTCCGCAAGGACGGCGCCGTGCGATTCGAGACCGACGCGAAGCAACAAGACTTCGCGCAGAAGGACACGGGCGTCCCGACCTACGACGGCCTGCCGCTCGAAAAATACGTCTCGCTCATGGAAATGCTGAATCCAATGCACCGGTTCTGGTCGGACGGCCGCTGGAACAAGATCACGCTCGCGCACGGTTGTTACTGGAAGAAGTGCGCGTTCTGCGACGTCTCGCTGGACTACATCGGCCGCTACGACAAGCCCGGCACCGACGTCGTGATGCAGCGGATCCGCGCGTTGATCGAGGAGACCGGCGAGACCGGCTTCCACCTGGTCGATGAAGCCGCGCCGCCCGCGGGCATGCGTTCGCTCGCGAAGCGGTTGATAGACGAGAAGTTAGCCATCACCTGGTGGGGCAACATCCGTTTCGAGAAGACCTTCAATGCCGAACTGTGCAGCCTGCTGGCCGCATCCGGATGCGTGGCGGTGAGCGGCGGGCTCGAAGTGGCCTCCGACCGGCTGCTGGAGCTCATGAAGAAAGGCGTCACCGTCGAGCAGGTGGCGCGCGTGACGCGCGCGTTCACCGACGCCGGCATCATGGTGCACGCCTATCTGATGTACGGCTTTCCGACCGAGACCGCGCAGGACACCATCGACGCACTGGAGCGCGTGCGCCAGTTGTTCGCCGCCGGGTGCATTCAATCCGCGTACTGGCATCGCTTCGCGGCCACGGCGCATTCACCGATCGGGATGCATCCGGAGCGATACGGCATCACGCTGCATCCGCCGCCGGACATTCTCTTCGCCCACAACGACGTCGCGTTCCACGATCCGGTTGGAACCGATCACGATTTCCTCGGCAGCGGGCTGCGCAAGGCGCTCTACAACTACATGCATGGCATTGGTCTCGATGAAGACGTGCGCATGTGGTTCGAACAGCCGGCGCAACCGCGGGGCCGCCCCCATGGCGGCCGCAACGGCCAGCGCAAAAGCCGCGGCGGTGCCAGCATATCCGTGCCGCGCACCACGGTGCCGCGCGACCTGATCGAGCGCTCGCTCGGCTGA
- a CDS encoding pseudouridine synthase, with the protein MLVAFNKPFGVSCKFSPEPGKRTLADFIDVPDIYPAGRLDTDSEGLLLLTDVGVLQTRIADPGHKLAKVYWAQVEGAPTDAAIAPLRAGVRLSDFTTQPAGARLIDEPDNLWPRDPPIRYRARIPTAWLEITLREGKNRQVRRMTAHVGFPTLRLVRAAIGDITVAGIKLGEWREIDADAPWSAARS; encoded by the coding sequence ATGCTCGTTGCTTTCAACAAGCCCTTTGGCGTCAGCTGCAAATTCAGTCCGGAGCCGGGCAAACGCACGCTGGCCGACTTCATCGACGTACCGGATATCTATCCCGCCGGCAGGCTCGACACGGACAGCGAAGGCTTGCTGCTGTTGACGGACGTCGGCGTGCTGCAGACCCGCATCGCCGATCCGGGTCACAAACTCGCGAAGGTGTACTGGGCGCAGGTCGAAGGCGCGCCAACGGATGCTGCGATCGCGCCATTACGTGCCGGCGTGCGCCTGAGCGATTTCACCACGCAACCCGCAGGCGCGCGGCTCATCGACGAGCCTGACAACCTGTGGCCGCGCGATCCACCGATCCGCTATCGCGCGAGGATTCCCACGGCGTGGCTGGAGATCACCTTGCGCGAAGGCAAGAATCGCCAGGTGCGGCGCATGACTGCACACGTGGGTTTTCCGACGCTGCGCCTCGTGCGCGCGGCGATCGGCGATATCACTGTCGCGGGCATCAAGCTCGGCGAGTGGCGCGAGATCGACGCGGATGCACCCTGGAGTGCGGCGCGGTCTTGA
- the hrpA gene encoding ATP-dependent RNA helicase HrpA: MNPPDPVSPELSLDACLRRDQFRLRRERDRLRADRLRGNDVAAAEAALAAKFAASAAARAARAASVPAISYPEDLPISANRDEIRRAIEQHPVVILCGETGSGKTTQLPKICLEAGRGVAGIIGHTQPRRIAARAVAARIAEELKTPLGQLVGYKLRFQDHSRPEGLIKVMTDGILLAETQGDRFFDAYDTIIVDEAHERSLNIDFLLGYLKWLLPKRPDLKLVITSATIDPERFSRHFGDAPIINVSGRSYPVELRYRAVELDEEDDETAADEQAAILAAVDELWRANAGDILVFLSGEREIRETAESLRKHHPQGCEILPLYSRLSQEEQQRVFRPSGRRRVVLSTNVAETSLTVPGIRAVIDTGVARISRYSHRSRLQRLPIEKISQASANQRSGRCGRVAPGIAIRLYSEQDFLARPDFTEPEIQRTNLAAVILQMHALKLGDIEAFPFVEPPDGRMVRDGQRTLNELNALSDDGKLTDIGRQLARLPLDPRLGRMLLAGAQEHCLEEVAIIASALSVPDPRDRPADKQTQADQKHALFRDEQSDFLSLLKLWRAWTEQRENLSRAKLRGWCKENFLSYLRLTEWHDVHAQVMEVVKGELALKMNTQPAQYDALHRALLAGLLSQVAQRKEQAEYLSASGTKVFIHPGSGQFKSRPAWIVSAEQVQTTKVYARTVARVETAWIEQAGAHLVKRHHYDPHWERRAGRASIYERTTLFGLTLSTDRRVPYERVDPKAARELFIRHALVLMEYDSRAPFLANNRQLLDDTEYQQQKGRRVDLLVDEEQLYAFFDARVPEGISTSAAFERWRREAEAKDPKVLFLTERDISGSDEALEAERFPDHVSAGPVVVQLRYRFEPGHEDDGVSALIPLHVLNQLPEEPFAWLVPGLFDEKIEALVRSLPKNLRVHFVPVPEAVARVMPLLEYGLGSLHVQLAAALLRTAGVPVPPDAFREDLLPAHLRMNFLLLDDADKVVARSRSLAELRNRHSGVSEQVYAKQSQLITGEKSWTFGELAERQEAAQGVRQQVGFPALVDEGATVGLRVFATPPEARMSHERGTTRLIRLVMARDLKPLRRDLAVNVQGEMVYRTLAAHPLLNPDLVAGRDLREDLLDRIVMTVFLAGREPLRNAAAFDERIANSRGGIGIPVQEISRSVQASLERLFRIQSALAKEPQSTADDIRSQLSWLVPAGFLLLTPWHRLQEYPRYLQAIEQRLEKAPRDPRRDAQLAAEVAPLETRYRAQVKAERGLKPPSADEYRWMLEEFRVSLFAQQLKTRMPISARRLDDAWTERERSPS; the protein is encoded by the coding sequence ATGAATCCGCCGGATCCCGTCTCTCCCGAACTTTCTCTCGACGCCTGTCTGCGTCGCGACCAGTTTCGTCTGCGCCGCGAGCGCGACCGCCTGCGTGCCGATCGCCTGCGCGGCAACGACGTGGCCGCCGCCGAGGCGGCGCTCGCCGCGAAGTTCGCGGCCTCTGCCGCGGCGCGTGCGGCGCGCGCGGCCAGTGTGCCTGCGATCTCATACCCCGAAGATCTGCCGATCTCGGCGAACCGCGACGAAATCCGGCGCGCGATCGAACAACATCCGGTCGTCATCCTGTGCGGCGAAACGGGTTCCGGCAAGACGACGCAGCTGCCGAAGATCTGCCTCGAAGCCGGACGCGGTGTCGCGGGCATCATCGGCCATACGCAGCCGCGGCGTATCGCGGCGCGCGCGGTGGCGGCGCGCATCGCCGAGGAGCTCAAGACCCCGCTCGGGCAATTGGTCGGATACAAGCTGCGCTTCCAGGACCACAGCCGTCCGGAAGGACTCATCAAAGTCATGACCGACGGCATCCTGCTGGCCGAGACGCAGGGCGACCGGTTCTTCGATGCGTACGACACGATCATCGTCGACGAAGCGCACGAGCGTTCGCTCAACATCGATTTCCTGCTCGGCTATCTCAAGTGGCTGCTGCCGAAACGGCCGGATCTCAAACTCGTGATCACGTCGGCGACGATCGATCCGGAGCGCTTTTCGCGGCACTTCGGTGATGCACCGATCATCAACGTGTCGGGCCGCAGCTATCCAGTCGAACTGCGTTACCGCGCCGTCGAGCTCGACGAAGAGGACGATGAGACTGCAGCGGACGAACAGGCGGCCATCCTCGCGGCGGTCGACGAATTATGGCGCGCGAACGCGGGCGACATCCTCGTGTTCCTGAGCGGTGAGCGCGAGATCCGCGAAACTGCCGAGTCGCTGCGCAAACATCATCCGCAGGGCTGCGAAATCCTGCCGCTGTATTCGCGCCTGTCGCAGGAAGAGCAGCAACGTGTGTTCAGGCCTTCCGGCCGGCGCCGTGTCGTGCTGTCGACGAATGTCGCCGAGACTTCGCTGACCGTGCCCGGCATCCGCGCGGTCATCGACACCGGCGTCGCGCGCATCAGCCGCTACAGCCACCGCAGCCGGCTGCAACGCCTGCCGATCGAAAAAATCTCGCAGGCTTCCGCGAACCAGCGCTCGGGTCGCTGTGGCCGCGTCGCCCCGGGTATCGCGATCCGGCTTTATTCGGAACAGGATTTCCTGGCGCGGCCGGACTTCACCGAACCGGAGATCCAGCGCACGAACCTTGCCGCAGTCATCCTGCAGATGCATGCGTTGAAGTTAGGCGACATCGAGGCGTTTCCGTTCGTCGAGCCGCCGGATGGAAGGATGGTGCGCGACGGCCAGCGCACGCTCAATGAACTCAATGCGCTGTCCGACGACGGCAAACTCACGGACATCGGCCGCCAGCTGGCACGGCTGCCACTCGATCCGAGGCTCGGCCGCATGTTGCTCGCCGGAGCGCAGGAGCATTGCCTCGAGGAGGTCGCGATCATCGCCTCTGCATTGTCCGTGCCCGATCCACGCGATCGCCCGGCGGACAAACAAACCCAGGCGGACCAGAAACACGCTTTGTTCCGCGACGAGCAGTCGGACTTCCTTTCGTTGCTCAAGCTGTGGCGCGCGTGGACCGAACAACGCGAAAACCTTTCGCGCGCCAAATTGCGCGGCTGGTGCAAGGAGAACTTCCTCTCCTATCTACGACTCACCGAGTGGCACGACGTGCATGCGCAGGTCATGGAGGTCGTCAAGGGCGAGCTCGCGTTGAAGATGAACACGCAGCCCGCGCAATACGACGCGCTGCACCGCGCCCTGCTGGCCGGGCTGTTGTCGCAGGTGGCGCAGCGCAAGGAGCAGGCCGAATACCTGAGCGCCAGCGGTACGAAGGTGTTCATCCACCCGGGGTCGGGGCAGTTCAAATCGCGGCCGGCGTGGATCGTCAGCGCGGAGCAGGTGCAGACGACGAAAGTCTATGCGCGCACCGTGGCGCGTGTCGAAACCGCCTGGATCGAGCAGGCCGGCGCGCACCTCGTCAAGCGCCATCACTACGATCCGCATTGGGAGCGCCGGGCCGGGCGGGCGTCTATCTACGAACGCACGACCTTGTTTGGGCTCACGCTGTCCACCGATCGCCGCGTGCCCTACGAACGCGTCGATCCGAAGGCGGCGCGCGAGCTGTTCATCCGCCACGCGCTGGTGCTCATGGAGTACGACTCGCGTGCGCCGTTCCTGGCGAACAATCGCCAGTTGCTGGACGACACCGAGTATCAGCAGCAGAAGGGCCGGCGCGTCGACCTGCTGGTGGACGAAGAACAGCTGTACGCGTTCTTCGATGCGCGCGTGCCCGAGGGCATCTCCACGTCCGCGGCGTTCGAACGCTGGCGGCGCGAGGCGGAAGCGAAAGATCCCAAGGTCCTGTTCCTCACGGAGCGGGACATTTCCGGCAGCGACGAAGCGCTCGAAGCCGAGCGATTCCCGGATCACGTGTCGGCGGGTCCGGTCGTCGTGCAGCTGCGTTACCGGTTCGAGCCCGGGCACGAAGACGATGGTGTTTCCGCGCTCATTCCGCTGCATGTGCTCAACCAGTTGCCCGAAGAGCCATTCGCCTGGCTGGTGCCGGGGTTGTTCGATGAAAAGATAGAGGCGCTGGTGCGTTCGTTGCCGAAGAACCTGCGCGTGCATTTCGTGCCGGTGCCGGAGGCGGTGGCGCGCGTGATGCCGCTGCTCGAATACGGCCTGGGGTCACTGCACGTGCAATTGGCGGCTGCACTGCTGCGCACGGCTGGCGTCCCGGTGCCGCCCGACGCGTTTCGCGAAGACCTGCTGCCCGCACACCTGCGAATGAACTTCCTGCTGCTCGACGATGCGGACAAAGTGGTCGCGCGTTCGCGCAGCCTCGCCGAACTACGCAATCGTCATTCCGGCGTGTCCGAGCAGGTCTATGCCAAACAATCGCAGCTGATCACGGGAGAGAAATCCTGGACCTTCGGCGAACTCGCGGAGCGGCAGGAAGCGGCGCAGGGTGTTCGGCAACAGGTGGGTTTCCCGGCGCTGGTGGATGAAGGCGCGACGGTGGGTTTGCGCGTGTTTGCCACGCCGCCCGAGGCGCGCATGAGCCATGAGCGCGGCACCACGCGTCTGATCCGGCTGGTGATGGCGCGCGATCTGAAGCCGCTGCGCCGGGATCTCGCCGTCAACGTGCAGGGTGAAATGGTCTATCGCACGCTCGCGGCGCATCCGTTGCTGAATCCGGATCTCGTCGCGGGCCGCGACCTGCGCGAAGACCTGCTCGATCGCATCGTGATGACGGTGTTCCTGGCGGGCCGGGAGCCGTTGCGCAACGCGGCGGCGTTCGACGAGCGTATCGCGAACTCGCGGGGCGGCATCGGAATCCCCGTGCAGGAAATCTCGCGCTCCGTGCAGGCCTCGCTCGAGCGTCTGTTCCGTATCCAGTCCGCGCTGGCGAAGGAGCCGCAAAGCACCGCGGACGACATTCGTTCGCAACTTTCCTGGCTGGTGCCGGCGGGGTTCCTGCTCCTCACGCCCTGGCACCGGTTGCAGGAATACCCGAGGTATCTGCAGGCGATCGAGCAGCGGCTGGAGAAGGCGCCGCGCGATCCGCGCCGCGATGCGCAGCTCGCCGCGGAGGTGGCGCCGCTCGAAACGCGTTACCGGGCGCAGGTCAAGGCCGAGCGCGGTCTCAAGCCGCCGAGCGCGGATGAGTACCGCTGGATGCTCGAGGAGTTTCGCGTGTCGCTGTTCGCCCAGCAGCTGAAGACTCGCATGCCGATTTCCGCGCGCAGGCTGGATGACGCATGGACCGAACGCGAGAGGTCGCCTTCGTGA
- a CDS encoding DUF1801 domain-containing protein: protein MASKRPTSIDEYIRAAPRAGQPHLRKVYAILKSVAPKAEEAIKWGTPFFVEPRFLFAFSAHKAHLSFAPMAQVMAAFREELANHSTTRNMLKIPYDEPVPESLIRRMAKFSLRAVRNRKDGSFW from the coding sequence ATGGCGAGCAAGCGTCCCACCAGCATTGACGAATACATCCGTGCCGCCCCACGCGCGGGCCAGCCGCACTTGCGCAAGGTATATGCGATTCTCAAAAGCGTGGCGCCGAAAGCAGAAGAGGCGATCAAGTGGGGAACACCTTTCTTCGTGGAGCCAAGATTCCTGTTCGCGTTTTCCGCGCATAAGGCGCACTTGAGTTTCGCGCCAATGGCGCAGGTCATGGCGGCCTTCCGCGAAGAGCTGGCAAACCACAGCACCACCAGGAACATGCTCAAGATTCCCTACGATGAGCCAGTGCCGGAAAGCCTGATTCGTCGGATGGCGAAGTTCAGTCTCCGCGCGGTGCGCAATCGGAAGGACGGATCCTTCTGGTAG
- a CDS encoding DUF1801 domain-containing protein, which yields MPAKPASDTAAAAKNITKKIAELDDWRGETLAAVRKLIHEADPSVQEEWKWMGTPVWSHDGIICTGETYKQVVKLTFARGAALPDPKKLFNSSLEGNVRRAIDIREGGKLDAAAFKKLIKAAAAANSDVLARRAASKKKRKGSAK from the coding sequence ATGCCAGCAAAACCCGCATCTGACACGGCCGCCGCCGCGAAGAACATCACGAAGAAAATCGCGGAGCTCGACGACTGGCGCGGCGAAACGCTCGCCGCGGTCCGCAAGCTCATCCACGAGGCGGATCCCAGCGTCCAGGAAGAATGGAAGTGGATGGGGACGCCCGTGTGGTCTCACGACGGCATCATTTGCACGGGCGAAACCTATAAGCAGGTGGTCAAGCTCACGTTCGCACGCGGCGCCGCCCTTCCCGATCCCAAGAAGCTCTTCAATTCGAGCCTGGAGGGGAACGTGCGCCGGGCCATCGACATTCGCGAGGGCGGGAAACTCGATGCCGCTGCATTCAAGAAATTGATCAAGGCCGCCGCCGCCGCGAATTCGGACGTACTCGCCCGACGTGCGGCATCGAAGAAGAAACGGAAAGGCAGCGCAAAATAG